GGCAAGGCGGCCAAGGCAATCAAGGTCGCGGCGCGCGGCCTCTCCACCAAGGTCTCCGTGCGCGTTCGTACCCACAACGGTGAGCGCATCAAGGTGAACGACAAGATGGGCAACCCTATCGAGATCGCGACCGTGGTGGTCTGGCACGTGGCGGACACGGCCAAGGCGCTCTTCGACGTGGACGACTACCCCTCCTTCGTGGGCATGCAGACCGAGACCGCTCTGCGCCATGTGGCCAGTATCTACGCCTACGACCACATGGAGGACGACGACTCCAGCAACAAGACCATCACGCTGCGCTCCAACATCGAAGAGGTCTCCGAGAGCCTCAAGGCCGAGCTCGATCGGCGTCTGTCCGCGGCAGGCGTGGCCGTCGACGACGCCCGTCTCACGCACCTCGCCTACGCGCCGGAGATCGCCCCGGCGATGCTGCGCCGCCAGCAGGCCGAGGCCATCATTGCCGCGCGCAAGAAGATCGTGGAGGGCGCGGTCTCCATGGTGGACATGGCGCTCAGTCAGCTCTCCGAGAACGGCGTCGTGGACTTCGACGAGGACCGCAAGGCCGTCATGGCCTCCAACCTCATGGTGGTTCTCTGTGGCGAGGCCGATGCCCAGCCCGTGCTCAACACCGGCTCCCTGTACCAGTAGGGGGCTTTGGGCATGGCTGCCAGAAAGCAATACCCGCTGCGCATAGACCCGGAGGTCTGGGCCGCCGTCGAGAGGTGGGCGGCGGACGAGATGCGCAGCGCCAATGGTCAGGTCGAGTGGATTCTGCGTGACTCTCTGCGTCGGGCGGGACGGTTGCCCGGGGGCAGGGGGCCCGCAGATGGCGCGTCGCCCGACTCCGCCCAGAACGGCGGGGAATCCTAGGCCTCGCCGCCGTGTGCCCCGGCCAGCGGGCGAACCCAACCTGAAAGGAAGTCGCAAGGAACTTCGAAACGACCCTTGCGCTCAGGGGAGGGGACGCTAAACTGGCTATTATTGAACAAGAGTCAAAAATATGGGTGAGGGCCCGGCAGACCAGTGTCCGCTGTCCTAGTGGACTGACGACCGGCGAATAAAGGGGCAAGCGCTCCCAAGGGGAACGGCGAGAGGGGCACACGATGCAGTCAAAGATCGCGCACGCAGCGGAGCGCAAGGCATTCGGTCTGGCGCTCGACCAGATCATCAGGGTGGGCTCCGGCCCCGACCGCGAGAAGAACCTCGGCAGGCTCATCGACATGGCTGGCAAGCTCCTCCAGGACACGGCGCCCGGCGCCACGCGCGGCCTGCGCAACGGTCTGTATCCCGGGTCCAAGTGGGAGCAGTTCCTCTGGAAGGTCATCGACGAGACCGACCGCCACGTGCTCAAGACCACGGTCCTGAACGGCGGCTACGAGGCGGC
This is a stretch of genomic DNA from Thermophilibacter immobilis. It encodes these proteins:
- a CDS encoding SPFH domain-containing protein — translated: MTVEKKARAASGWPMLVVTIVGYIASVWLMIQSIVALATADDAGLPAPALALAGLVTAAVLLMVTIIVNCGFFSLQPGQARVCILFGTYVGTIRESGFYWANPFFSRSLGNPDGELAAEQLTEAMEGSGKAAKAIKVAARGLSTKVSVRVRTHNGERIKVNDKMGNPIEIATVVVWHVADTAKALFDVDDYPSFVGMQTETALRHVASIYAYDHMEDDDSSNKTITLRSNIEEVSESLKAELDRRLSAAGVAVDDARLTHLAYAPEIAPAMLRRQQAEAIIAARKKIVEGAVSMVDMALSQLSENGVVDFDEDRKAVMASNLMVVLCGEADAQPVLNTGSLYQ
- a CDS encoding Arc family DNA binding domain-containing protein; amino-acid sequence: MAARKQYPLRIDPEVWAAVERWAADEMRSANGQVEWILRDSLRRAGRLPGGRGPADGASPDSAQNGGES